A window of the Hordeum vulgare subsp. vulgare chromosome 5H, MorexV3_pseudomolecules_assembly, whole genome shotgun sequence genome harbors these coding sequences:
- the LOC123397942 gene encoding receptor kinase-like protein Xa21 — protein sequence MTLLLISLALCILPSLATTGDELALLSFKSTLPGGALASWSAPGSYCRWPGVVCGGRRHPERVVALRLPAHNLTGRLSPSLGNLSFLRELDFSDNQLVGQIPPELGRLVRLRVLNLSDNLLQGSIPAALGRCTRLTRLDLHNNKLQGGIPPRLAELTSMEYMSLARNTLSGEIPPSLANLSNLSYLALSANMLSGVIPSSFGMLSSLSAITLGSNNLSGSIPVTFWNITTLKSFVVRNNMLSGTIPPNAFNNLPNIQMIRMDINQFHGPIPPSIANASRISEVQLNYNFFSGHVPPELGMLRDLYWLQMENNLFQAKGPQDWEFITALTNCSKLEVLGLNENKLEGALPLSISNLSTSLIHLELRINGITGSIPEGIGNLVNLQRLVLMRNSFTGTLPSSLGRLKNLGGLTVAENKISGSIPWTIGNLTKLNYLDLNMNSFSGGVPITFGNLTKLFGLNLSSNNLTGPIPSGLFNIPTLSGYFYLSNNNLVGSIPQEIGNLKNLVEFRAESNKLSGEIPTTLVGCQLLRSLSLQNNILSGSIPLLLSDLKGLETLDLSSNNFSGLIPKSLGNLTMLHYLNLSFNNFVGEVPTTGVFSNVTIVSIQGNNKLCGGISDLHLPPCALQSPKRRHKLLVVLVVSSTSVVTLAIIVLLYKLLSRHMKNKEAIPSTTPIQGHPMVSYSQLVKATDEFSKTNLLGSGAFGSVYKGELDGEAGERTIHVAVKVLKLQTRGALKSFIAECEALRNLRHRNLLKIVTACSSIDTRGDDFRAIVYNFMPNGSLEGWLHPDKNNQEEQKHLNLHQRVTILLDVAYALDYLHCHGSAPTIHCDVKSSNVLLDAEMIAHVGDFGLAKILVEGSSILQQSTSSMGFRGTIGYAAPEYGAGNTVSTYGDIYSYGILVLETITGKRPTDSFNQGLTLRAYVELCLHDRAMDVVDTQLSLDLESELHIADAAAYTRTEDCLIQLLKLGVSCSQELPSSRMPTGAIIKELRAIKESLCGNAG from the exons ATGACGCTGCTCCTCATCTCCTTGGCGCTGTGCATCCTGCCTTCCCTCGCcaccaccggcgacgagctcgcgcTCCTCTCCTTCAAGTCCACGTTGCCCGGAGGCGCTCTGGCCTCATGGAGCGCGCCCGGCAGCTACTGCCGCTGGCCGGGAGTCGTCTGCGGCGGCCGGCGTCATCCCGAGAGGGTGGTGGCGCTGCGCTTGCCTGCCCACAACCTGACGGGCCGCCTCTCGCCGTCGCTGGGGAACCTGTCCTTCCTCCGGGAGCTGGACTTCAGCGATAACCAGCTGGTTGGGCAGATCCCTCCGGAGCTCGGTCGCCTCGTTAGGCTCCGGGTGTTAAACCTCAGCGACAATCTTCTCCAAGGAAGCATCCCCGCGGCTCTTGGACGGTGCACCCGTCTCACTAGGCTTGACCTGCACAACAACAAGCTCCAAG GAGGGATCCCACCTCGGCTGGCTGAGTTGACATCAATGGAATACATGAGCTTGGCTCGCAACACTTTATCTGGTGAGATACCACCTAGTCTGGCCAACCTCTCCAACCTCTCGTATCTTGCCCTTAGCGCCAACATGCTATCCGGGGTTATCCCTTCATCTTTTGGCATGTTGTCCAGCTTATCTGCGATCACGTTAGGCAGCAACAATTTAAGTGGATCAATCCCGGTTACCTTTTGGAACATTACCACTTTAAAATCGTTTGTCGTCCGGAACAATATGCTAAGTGGGACAATACCTCCAAATGCATTCAATAATCTTCCAAATATCCAAATGATACGGATGGACATAAACCAGTTTCATGGCCCCATCCCACCTTCGATAGCTAATGCTTCTCGTATCTCAGAAGTTCAACTCAACTACAATTTTTTCAGTGGCCATGTTCCTCCAGAGCTTGGGATGTTAAGAGATCTTTACTGGTTACAGATGGAGAATAATTTGTTCCAAGCTAAAGGGCCCCAAGATTGGGAGTTCATAACAGCATTAACAAATTGCTCCAAACTGGAAGTTTTGGGACTGAATGAAAATAAGCTTGAGGGAGCTCTCCCTCTTTCCATTTCCAACCTTTCCACTTCGCTAATACACCTTGAACTCAGAATCAACGGAATCACCGGAAGCATCCCTGAAGGTATCGGTAATCTCGTTAATCTACAACGCCTCGTCCTCATGCGAAACTCTTTCACCGgcactctcccctcttccttgggtAGGCTTAAAAACTTGGGCGGACTCACTGTGGCTGAAAATAAAATTAGCGGGTCGATTCCATGGACCATTGGCAATCTCACTAAACTGAATTATTTGGACCTAAACATGAATAGCTTCAGTGGTGGAGTACCAATCACATTTGGAAACCTCACAAAGTTGTTCGGCCTAAATCTTTCAAGTAACAACCTTACAGGGCCAATACCTAGTGGATTATTCAACATACCAACCCTCTCTGGATATTTTTATCTGTCAAATAATAATTTGGTGGGATCAATACCTCAAGAAATAGGGAATCTGAAAAATCTTGTAGAATTTCGTGCAGAGTCGAACAAATTATCAGGTGAAATCCCAACCACCCTTGTTGGATGTCAGCTTCTCCGGTCCCTCTCTCTCCAAAATAACATTTTAAGTGGTAGCATCCCATTACTCTTGAGTGATCTGAAAGGTCTAGAAACTCTTGACCTGTCAAGCAACAATTTTTCTGGCCTGATACCAAAGTCCTTAGGGAATCTTACCATGCTCCATTATCTAAACCTTTCATTCAATAACTTCGTTGGAGAAGTTCCAACTACTGGTGTTTTTTCAAATGTGACTATAGTCTCAATCCAAGGCAACAACAAACTTTGTGGAGGAATATCTGATCTGCATTTACCTCCATGTGCTCTGCAATCACCAAAGAGAAGGCATAAACTACTGGTGGTCCTTGTGGTTAGTTCTACTTCTGTTGTTACACTAGCCATCATTGTGTTGCTATATAAGCTTCTCAGTAGACACATGAAAAACAAAGAAGCAATCCCTTCAACAACACCCATACAGGGACACCCAATGGTCTCTTATTCGCAGCTGGTAAAAGCGACAGATGAGTTCTCGAAAACCAATTTGTTGGGCTCCGGGGCCTTTGGGTCTGTTTACAAAGGAGAGTTAGATGGTGAAGCCGGTGAAAGAACAATCCATGTTGCGGTGAAGGTATTGAAACTTCAAACCCGTGGAGCACTGAAGAGTTTCATAGCCGAATGTGAAGCACTCCGAAACCTGCGACACCGAAATCTTCTCAAGATAGTTACGGCTTGCTCAAGCATTGATACTAGAGGGGATGACTTTAGAGCCATTGTATATAATTTCATGCCTAATGGTAGTTTGGAAGGTTGGCTACATCCTGACAAGAACAACCAAGAAGAGCAGAAGCACTTGAATTTGCATCAAAGAGTGACCATACTACTCGATGTGGCTTATGCGCTCGACTATCTGCATTGCCATGGATCTGCACCTACTATACATTGTGATGTGAAGTCAAGTAACGTGCTCCTAGATGCTGAAATGATAGCCCATGTCGGAGATTTTGGGCTCGCTAAGATTCTTGTTGAAGGAAGCTCAATACTTCAGCAGTCAACTAGCTCAATGGGATTTAGAGGGACGATTGGCTATGCCGCCCCAG AGTATGGTGCTGGGAACACAGTGTCGACATATGGTGATATATACAGCTATGGCATACTTGTGTTAGAAACAATCACCGGGAAGAGGCCCACCGATAGCTTTAACCAAGGGCTGACCCTCCGTGCGTACGTCGAGCTCTGTCTGCATGACAGAGCTATGGATGTTGTTGACACGCAGCTTTCTCTGGACCTTGAGAGTGAACTTCACATTGCGGATGCTGCTGCATACACCAGAACGGAGGATTGCCTTATTCAACTGCTTAAACTTGGAGTGTCTTGCTCCCAGGAACTGCCATCAAGCAGAATGCCAACCGGAGCTATAATCAAGGAGCTGCGTGCCATCAAAGAATCTCTTTGTGGGAATGCAGGGTAG